A genomic stretch from Komagataeibacter xylinus includes:
- a CDS encoding NAD(P)/FAD-dependent oxidoreductase encodes MTFSQPPEIPGGLAGLESRVRQDLAWLDLPTRSWVPERCVDGRHVLDVVVIGGGMAGLTASGYLRRYGLLNHVVLDQAQAGQEGPWVTYARMTTLRSPKTLSGPCMGLPSLTFRAWYEARFGVVAWDGLDKIPRETWMAYLEWLRHVLDLPVRNGVTLTNVTRTADGVLALTVVQDGVTETLLCRHLVLATGRDGLGGSYVPPVIAALPRDYWRHSADPIDFEALKNRRVVVVGAGASAMDNAATALEAGAARVDMIIRRDTLPAVNKFTGIGSMGVVQGFVGLPDGWKWRFMDTVLDAQTPPPRPSVLRVSSHPNAFFHLSCPIDRLEVAANAVRLHTPRGVMETDFIIAATGFCSDLSRRPELAAMAPHIRLWKDRFTPTAQDMPSGHVSAELATSPDLGPGFEFLEKVPGSCPWLKYVHCFCFPATLSHGKVSGDIPAISDGAERLARHITRALFVEDRETHYANLVAFDTPELRGDEWHDTPLPAIG; translated from the coding sequence ATGACGTTTTCTCAGCCACCCGAAATTCCCGGCGGTCTTGCAGGGCTGGAAAGCCGCGTGCGGCAGGATCTGGCCTGGCTGGACCTGCCCACCCGCTCATGGGTGCCCGAACGCTGCGTGGACGGGCGGCACGTGCTCGATGTGGTCGTGATCGGCGGTGGCATGGCGGGGCTTACTGCGTCGGGTTACCTCAGGCGCTACGGGCTGCTCAACCATGTCGTGCTGGATCAGGCGCAGGCAGGGCAGGAGGGGCCATGGGTCACCTATGCCCGCATGACCACGCTGCGCTCGCCCAAAACACTGTCCGGCCCATGCATGGGGCTGCCGAGCCTGACCTTCCGCGCGTGGTACGAAGCGCGTTTTGGTGTTGTTGCGTGGGATGGGCTGGACAAGATCCCCCGCGAGACATGGATGGCCTATCTGGAATGGCTGCGCCACGTGCTCGACCTGCCGGTGCGCAATGGCGTCACCCTGACCAATGTTACGCGCACAGCCGATGGCGTGCTCGCGCTGACGGTGGTGCAGGATGGCGTAACCGAAACCCTACTGTGCCGTCATCTGGTGCTGGCTACGGGGCGTGACGGGCTGGGCGGCAGCTACGTGCCGCCGGTCATTGCTGCCCTGCCGCGTGATTACTGGCGCCATTCAGCCGACCCCATTGATTTTGAAGCCCTGAAGAACCGCCGCGTGGTGGTGGTGGGCGCAGGCGCTTCCGCCATGGATAACGCCGCCACTGCACTTGAGGCAGGGGCCGCGCGGGTGGATATGATCATTCGGCGCGACACGCTGCCTGCCGTTAACAAATTCACCGGCATTGGCAGCATGGGCGTGGTGCAGGGTTTTGTCGGCCTGCCCGATGGGTGGAAATGGCGTTTCATGGATACGGTGCTCGATGCCCAGACCCCGCCGCCACGGCCAAGCGTGCTGCGGGTGTCCAGCCATCCCAATGCCTTTTTCCATCTGTCCTGCCCCATCGACCGGCTTGAAGTGGCAGCCAATGCCGTGCGCCTTCACACCCCGCGCGGCGTGATGGAGACCGATTTCATCATCGCGGCCACCGGCTTCTGCTCCGACCTGTCCCGTCGGCCTGAACTTGCAGCCATGGCACCGCATATCCGGCTGTGGAAAGACCGCTTTACGCCCACGGCGCAGGACATGCCCTCGGGCCATGTCAGCGCGGAACTGGCAACCTCGCCCGATCTTGGGCCGGGGTTCGAGTTTCTTGAAAAGGTGCCCGGTTCGTGCCCGTGGCTGAAATACGTGCACTGCTTCTGCTTCCCCGCCACGCTTTCGCACGGCAAGGTCAGCGGCGATATTCCGGCCATAAGCGACGGGGCCGAGCGCCTTGCGCGCCATATCACCCGCGCCCTGTTCGTGGAGGACCGCGAAACCCATTACGCCAACCTCGTGGCGTTCGACACGCCCGAACTCAGGGGCGATGAATGGCATGATACGCCTCTCCCTGCGATAGGGTGA
- a CDS encoding TIGR04028 family ABC transporter substrate-binding protein: MPHPFRAVMPSSRPVLALAACLAFHAPAPARATDAATPGGTLLYLEKQPHKNLYPPAGGFYPNGGILAQITDRLTWQNTDTLKIEPWIATAWTVNDDSTVFTFTLRPGVTFSDGTPVDAAAVALNYDTFGKGNRALHLPPSEVINNYERSEVIDPLTVRFYFSRPSPGFLQGTSVIGSGLVSPASLRRPLDEWGDARHVIGSGPFMVHDEVPGKSVDLVRRPDYAWGPDQLAPQGPSRLAGVRIIVVPEDSIRIGAFIAGQADFARAVEAYDEEQITRHGDTIYAASTRGVNNSVVFRPDNPLVADPRVRLALLHATDRPDILRTLYSPHYPLARSVIAADAQGFVDHAADLTYDPALATRLLDEAGWTLDADGWRRRNGVALALAVHEALPQPQSRSMLVLLAQQWRKVGVQLTILSGSPAMTVLDNLNPAVTPLFHAEVGRADPDVIKSAFYPTNRNVLLQKGGQSRHVDHFVDPELNGLLDTVASDTDPATRLADLGRVQADILSKGYSIPIFEEPQVYAGSARVHDMHFEAVGRPVFYRTWLARP; the protein is encoded by the coding sequence ATGCCTCATCCGTTTCGTGCCGTCATGCCCTCATCGCGGCCAGTGCTTGCGCTGGCCGCGTGCCTGGCTTTTCACGCCCCTGCTCCCGCACGGGCAACCGATGCCGCCACACCCGGCGGCACGCTGCTCTACCTTGAAAAGCAGCCCCACAAGAACCTCTACCCCCCTGCTGGCGGCTTCTACCCCAATGGCGGCATCCTGGCCCAGATCACGGACCGGCTGACATGGCAGAACACCGACACGCTCAAAATCGAGCCGTGGATCGCAACCGCGTGGACCGTAAATGACGACAGCACCGTCTTTACCTTCACGCTGCGCCCCGGCGTCACCTTCTCCGATGGCACGCCGGTTGATGCGGCGGCCGTAGCGCTCAATTACGATACATTTGGCAAGGGCAACCGCGCGCTGCACCTGCCGCCCTCCGAGGTCATCAACAATTACGAACGCAGCGAGGTCATCGACCCGCTGACGGTGCGCTTTTACTTCAGCCGGCCTTCGCCCGGCTTTTTGCAGGGCACGTCGGTCATCGGCTCGGGACTGGTTTCGCCCGCAAGCCTGCGCCGCCCGCTTGATGAATGGGGCGACGCGCGGCATGTCATCGGTTCCGGGCCGTTTATGGTGCACGACGAGGTGCCGGGCAAGTCGGTCGATCTGGTTCGCCGCCCCGACTATGCCTGGGGGCCTGACCAGCTTGCCCCGCAGGGGCCAAGCCGGCTGGCGGGCGTACGCATCATCGTGGTGCCGGAAGACAGCATCCGCATCGGTGCCTTCATTGCAGGCCAGGCCGATTTCGCCCGCGCGGTCGAGGCCTATGATGAAGAACAGATCACCCGCCATGGCGATACCATCTACGCCGCCTCCACCCGTGGGGTGAACAACAGCGTGGTCTTCCGCCCTGACAACCCGCTGGTGGCCGACCCGCGCGTGCGCCTGGCCCTGCTGCACGCAACCGACCGGCCCGACATCCTGCGCACGCTGTATTCCCCCCATTACCCGCTGGCGCGTTCGGTCATTGCCGCCGATGCGCAGGGCTTTGTCGACCATGCTGCCGACCTGACCTATGACCCCGCCCTCGCCACCCGCCTGCTCGATGAGGCCGGATGGACGCTTGATGCCGATGGCTGGCGGCGGCGCAATGGGGTGGCGCTTGCGCTGGCCGTGCATGAGGCCCTGCCCCAGCCGCAGAGCCGGAGCATGCTGGTGCTGCTGGCCCAGCAATGGCGCAAGGTAGGCGTGCAACTGACCATTCTGTCAGGCAGCCCGGCCATGACGGTGCTCGACAATCTCAACCCTGCCGTCACGCCCCTGTTTCATGCCGAGGTGGGCCGCGCCGACCCCGATGTGATCAAGAGTGCGTTCTACCCCACCAACCGCAACGTGCTGCTGCAAAAAGGCGGACAGAGCCGCCATGTGGATCACTTTGTCGACCCCGAACTCAACGGGCTGCTCGACACGGTTGCCTCCGACACCGACCCCGCCACCCGCCTGGCTGATCTCGGTCGCGTGCAGGCCGACATTCTGTCAAAGGGCTACAGTATTCCGATATTCGAGGAGCCGCAGGTCTATGCGGGGTCGGCCCGCGTGCACGACATGCATTTCGAGGCCGTGGGGCGGCCTGTTTTCTACCGCACCTGGCTGGCAAGGCCGTAG
- a CDS encoding ABC transporter ATP-binding protein — MNADTPQLGIRDLDVVYESRGSAHHALKGVSLEVRAGEMLALVGESGSGKSTLGRAILGLLPESARIQRGSIRVDGTEIVGLPERALRRIRGARVALIPQDPAHSLDPVRTIGAQLVEAVHLHAPSSTVDTRRMLVGLLDRVGIKEPERRLHQYPHELSGGMRQRVLIAAAIAQRPALIVADEPTSALDVSVQVQIMALMAELRHEMGTAMLFITHDLGLASEQADRVAVLQHGTLCETGETKALFANPRTPYTRRLLADLPLFHEARAPRRAEGPREDAIVVSHLTYAYKGAGGRPGHRAVRDISFNVVAGQTHGIVGESGSGKTTLLRCLLGLITPDSGSVHILGENPAQIEGAARRALRRAVQFVYQNPHVSFDPRSRAADILAEPLINAGLHDRSARAMRVRAMLERVQLPPAVLERRAASMSGGQSQRLAIARALLCEPKILILDEVVSALDVSVQAEILTLLETLQQQLNLTYVFVSHDLAVVRRIADTVSIIRAGEQVEHGPTETVFSTPHDDYTKRLLAAIPGRNLVRPAMLA, encoded by the coding sequence ATGAACGCTGATACCCCCCAGCTCGGCATCCGTGACCTTGATGTGGTGTATGAAAGCCGCGGCAGCGCGCACCATGCGCTCAAGGGTGTGTCTCTTGAGGTCCGCGCGGGCGAGATGCTGGCGCTGGTGGGTGAATCCGGCTCGGGCAAGTCAACGCTGGGTCGGGCCATACTGGGCCTGCTGCCCGAAAGCGCCCGCATCCAGCGTGGCTCGATCAGGGTGGATGGCACTGAAATCGTGGGGCTGCCCGAGCGCGCGCTGCGCCGCATCCGTGGCGCGCGGGTGGCCCTCATTCCGCAGGACCCGGCCCATTCGCTCGACCCCGTGCGCACCATCGGCGCCCAGCTTGTCGAGGCGGTGCACCTGCATGCACCCAGTTCCACGGTCGACACGCGACGCATGCTGGTGGGCCTGCTTGACCGCGTGGGCATAAAGGAGCCGGAGCGGCGGCTGCATCAGTACCCGCATGAACTCTCGGGCGGGATGCGCCAGCGCGTGCTGATTGCAGCCGCCATTGCCCAGCGCCCGGCCCTGATCGTGGCGGATGAACCCACCAGCGCGCTTGATGTATCGGTGCAGGTGCAGATCATGGCGCTGATGGCCGAACTGCGCCACGAGATGGGCACCGCCATGCTATTCATCACCCACGACCTTGGCCTGGCCAGCGAGCAGGCCGATCGCGTGGCCGTGCTGCAGCATGGCACACTGTGCGAAACCGGCGAGACAAAGGCTTTGTTCGCCAATCCGCGCACGCCCTATACCCGCCGCCTGCTGGCCGACCTGCCCCTGTTCCATGAAGCACGTGCCCCCCGCCGCGCGGAAGGCCCGCGGGAGGATGCGATTGTCGTCTCGCACCTGACCTATGCCTACAAGGGTGCTGGCGGCAGGCCGGGGCACAGGGCGGTGCGCGATATTTCCTTTAACGTGGTGGCCGGGCAGACCCACGGCATCGTGGGGGAATCCGGCTCGGGCAAGACCACGCTGCTGCGCTGCCTGCTGGGGCTGATTACGCCTGATAGTGGGTCGGTCCATATCCTTGGCGAAAACCCGGCACAGATTGAAGGAGCCGCCCGGCGCGCACTGCGCCGCGCGGTGCAGTTTGTCTACCAGAACCCGCATGTATCATTCGACCCGCGCAGCCGGGCGGCCGATATTCTGGCCGAGCCACTCATCAATGCGGGCCTGCATGACCGCAGCGCGCGCGCAATGCGGGTCCGGGCCATGCTGGAGCGGGTGCAACTGCCGCCTGCCGTGCTCGAGCGCCGGGCGGCCAGCATGTCTGGCGGGCAGAGCCAGCGCCTGGCCATTGCGCGCGCGCTGTTATGCGAGCCCAAAATCCTTATTCTCGATGAAGTGGTCTCCGCACTTGACGTATCGGTTCAGGCTGAAATCCTGACCCTGCTTGAAACGCTGCAACAGCAGCTTAACCTGACCTATGTGTTCGTATCGCACGATCTGGCCGTGGTGCGGCGCATTGCCGATACCGTCTCGATCATCCGCGCGGGCGAGCAGGTCGAGCATGGCCCGACCGAGACCGTGTTCTCCACACCGCATGATGACTACACAAAGCGCCTGCTCGCGGCGATACCCGGCCGTAACCTGGTGCGCCCGGCCATGCTGGCCTGA
- the urtE gene encoding urea ABC transporter ATP-binding subunit UrtE, with the protein MLEVNDVHLHYGAAIALRGVSLAAGAGAVTCVLGRNGVGKTSLIRAITGMHATSGGTIMWEGEDITRLAAYDRARRGIATVPQGRDIFPLLSVRENLETGFGLLPRGQRRVPDEIFDLFPVLAKMLDRRGGDLSGGQQQQLAIARALVIRPRLLVLDEPTEGIQPSIIKDIGTIIGMLRDRGDMAIVLVEQYFDFAYELADTIAVLDRGKVVLAGQACDLVAEDVRAYITI; encoded by the coding sequence ATGCTCGAGGTTAACGATGTGCACCTGCATTATGGCGCGGCGATTGCCCTGCGGGGCGTCTCGCTCGCAGCAGGGGCAGGGGCGGTCACCTGCGTGCTCGGCCGCAATGGCGTGGGCAAGACCAGCCTGATCCGCGCCATAACCGGCATGCATGCCACAAGTGGCGGCACGATCATGTGGGAGGGCGAGGATATTACCCGGCTCGCAGCCTACGACCGCGCCCGCCGTGGCATTGCCACCGTGCCGCAGGGGCGCGACATCTTTCCGCTGCTCAGCGTGCGCGAAAACCTTGAAACCGGCTTCGGCCTGCTGCCACGCGGGCAGCGCCGGGTGCCTGATGAGATATTCGACCTGTTTCCCGTGCTGGCCAAAATGCTCGACCGGCGTGGCGGCGACCTGTCGGGCGGGCAGCAGCAGCAGCTTGCCATTGCGCGCGCGCTGGTCATCCGCCCGCGCCTGCTGGTGCTTGATGAACCGACCGAGGGCATCCAGCCCAGCATCATCAAGGATATCGGCACCATCATCGGCATGCTGCGCGATAGGGGCGACATGGCCATCGTTCTGGTGGAGCAGTATTTCGATTTTGCCTATGAACTGGCCGACACGATTGCCGTGCTCGACCGGGGCAAGGTAGTGCTGGCAGGCCAGGCGTGTGACCTCGTGGCGGAGGATGTGCGCGCCTACATCACCATCTGA
- a CDS encoding ABC transporter permease codes for MNTALAQWRQRHDVTLPRLLGVLPVLVLVLVALCPDLFTRLDPLAGQTGERLMAPSAAHWFGTDQFGRDVFSRIMHGSFSTLSAAVLAVAISLLVAIPLGLAAGLGGRRLSGAILAGADMVLAIPELFLSLSIITLIGPGATHVAFAVGISQVAGFTRMIRTEVVRVRATEYVEAAFGIGSTFWQVVWRHIVPNSLAPALSLATLRLGTAILAISTICFLGYGPSPPTPEWGLMITEGRNYLATAWWLTTFPGLAIIFSAWAATLLSRAIRVDQ; via the coding sequence ATGAACACGGCCCTGGCACAATGGCGTCAGCGCCATGACGTGACACTGCCGCGCCTGCTTGGCGTGCTGCCCGTGCTTGTGCTGGTGCTCGTGGCGCTGTGCCCTGACCTGTTCACCCGGCTTGACCCGCTGGCAGGCCAGACGGGCGAGCGGCTCATGGCACCATCCGCCGCACACTGGTTTGGCACGGACCAGTTCGGGCGCGATGTGTTCTCGCGCATCATGCATGGCAGTTTTTCCACCCTGTCCGCCGCCGTGCTGGCGGTTGCGATCAGCCTGCTGGTGGCCATTCCGCTGGGGCTTGCAGCAGGACTGGGCGGGCGCAGGCTGTCGGGCGCCATCCTTGCGGGGGCGGACATGGTGCTGGCCATCCCCGAGCTTTTTCTCTCACTAAGCATCATTACCCTGATCGGGCCGGGGGCGACGCATGTGGCCTTTGCCGTGGGCATAAGCCAGGTGGCGGGCTTTACGCGCATGATCCGCACGGAGGTGGTGCGCGTGCGCGCGACCGAATATGTCGAGGCCGCCTTTGGCATCGGCTCCACCTTCTGGCAGGTGGTGTGGCGCCATATCGTGCCCAACAGCCTTGCCCCCGCGCTGTCGCTGGCAACACTGCGGCTGGGCACGGCCATTCTGGCCATATCGACCATCTGCTTTCTGGGCTATGGCCCCTCACCGCCCACGCCGGAATGGGGCCTGATGATTACCGAAGGCCGCAACTACCTTGCAACCGCCTGGTGGCTGACCACCTTCCCCGGCCTTGCCATCATCTTTTCCGCATGGGCGGCAACGCTGCTGTCACGCGCCATAAGGGTGGACCAATGA
- a CDS encoding LysR family transcriptional regulator: protein MDSALPDLRQLEAFCAVMATGSMTGGARLVGRSQSMVTRMVQDLEAGLGFTLFHRNGPRITPTEQALRFQPEALALLGGVQRLRENVHAIAHDVENSLHLCAIPALAAGLLPMALGRLPQGNLPREVHVRSVPADEVVRAVGRRDATFGLVSFPFNHPGVTLQWIGMAPCVAVMRADDPLAAHARISLHDLAESRLLTLANPFRIRNTIERAFAQMGWTPATIMDANMATVLMGLARAGLGVGIVDPVTAGAFQQPDLAIRPLDVNLPFFFGVVTPAGLTPSPALKALSGAVEEAARTLMPDLRRYTHESADLIESALYGTEPVEDA, encoded by the coding sequence ATGGATAGTGCGCTTCCCGACCTGAGACAGCTTGAGGCCTTCTGCGCCGTCATGGCCACTGGCAGCATGACCGGGGGCGCACGGCTTGTGGGCCGCTCGCAATCCATGGTCACGCGCATGGTGCAGGACCTTGAGGCGGGGCTGGGCTTTACGCTGTTCCACCGCAATGGGCCGCGTATTACCCCCACCGAGCAGGCCCTGCGTTTTCAGCCCGAGGCTCTGGCCCTGCTGGGTGGCGTGCAGCGCCTGCGCGAAAATGTGCATGCCATTGCCCACGATGTGGAAAATTCCCTGCATCTATGCGCCATCCCGGCACTTGCGGCGGGCCTGCTGCCCATGGCGCTGGGCCGCCTGCCGCAGGGTAACCTCCCACGTGAGGTGCATGTGCGCAGCGTCCCGGCGGATGAGGTGGTGCGTGCCGTAGGCCGCCGGGATGCAACATTCGGGCTGGTCAGTTTTCCCTTCAACCACCCTGGCGTGACCCTGCAATGGATCGGCATGGCGCCCTGTGTTGCGGTCATGCGGGCAGATGACCCGCTCGCCGCCCATGCGCGTATCAGCCTGCATGATCTGGCCGAAAGCAGGCTGCTGACGCTGGCCAACCCGTTCAGGATACGCAACACGATCGAACGCGCCTTTGCGCAGATGGGCTGGACGCCCGCCACCATCATGGATGCCAACATGGCTACGGTGCTGATGGGGCTGGCGCGGGCGGGCCTGGGCGTGGGCATTGTCGACCCCGTAACCGCAGGTGCGTTCCAACAGCCTGATCTGGCCATACGCCCGCTGGATGTAAACCTGCCGTTCTTTTTTGGCGTGGTGACACCGGCGGGCCTGACCCCGTCACCCGCGCTCAAGGCCCTGTCAGGCGCGGTGGAGGAGGCTGCCCGCACCCTCATGCCCGACCTCAGGCGCTACACCCATGAAAGCGCTGACCTGATTGAAAGCGCTTTGTACGGCACGGAACCGGTCGAGGACGCCTGA
- a CDS encoding HoxN/HupN/NixA family nickel/cobalt transporter has product MFSNARYGAGPILCALLLANLAAWAWATTMLGASPVLLGAAGLAWTFGLRHGLDADHIVAIDVVTRRLMRAGRAPSLVGLFFSLGHSTVVVLATLALVVLPVPGWLERWHVVGGNFGTLVSAVFMLVAVMANARMAMHQWRALRQPAPLPPAPSTGFVSGQVGRWIGRSWQMYPLGFLFGLGFDTASEIGLLGMAAVQAHHGLGLAGVMAFPLLFTAGMALVDTLDTLLMCRAYGWGMRSGRRRVAYDLGISLVSLVAAAGIGAIELGQKALGTAADGNLLMRGLMAAGDHLAGLGAGIVLVFLALWGGAVVVSRRQASRIASP; this is encoded by the coding sequence ATGTTCAGCAATGCCCGGTATGGAGCAGGCCCCATTCTATGCGCCCTGCTGCTGGCCAACCTGGCGGCATGGGCGTGGGCCACAACCATGCTGGGGGCCTCGCCCGTTCTGCTGGGGGCCGCCGGGCTGGCATGGACATTTGGCCTGCGGCACGGACTTGACGCCGATCATATCGTGGCGATTGACGTGGTAACGCGCAGGCTCATGCGGGCGGGGCGCGCGCCTTCGCTGGTGGGGCTGTTCTTCTCGCTTGGTCATTCCACCGTGGTCGTTCTCGCCACCCTTGCGCTGGTGGTGCTGCCCGTGCCGGGCTGGCTGGAGCGATGGCATGTGGTGGGCGGAAATTTCGGCACGCTGGTCTCGGCAGTGTTCATGCTGGTGGCGGTCATGGCCAATGCCCGTATGGCCATGCACCAGTGGCGGGCCCTGCGCCAGCCTGCTCCGTTGCCTCCTGCTCCCTCCACGGGCTTTGTGTCCGGGCAGGTGGGGCGGTGGATTGGCCGGAGCTGGCAGATGTATCCGCTCGGCTTTTTGTTCGGGCTGGGGTTTGATACCGCAAGTGAAATCGGCCTGCTGGGCATGGCGGCGGTTCAGGCCCACCATGGGCTGGGCCTTGCGGGGGTCATGGCTTTTCCACTGCTTTTTACGGCTGGCATGGCGCTGGTTGATACGCTGGATACCCTGCTGATGTGCCGCGCCTATGGCTGGGGCATGCGCTCGGGCCGCAGGCGTGTGGCTTATGATCTGGGTATCAGCCTTGTCTCCCTTGTGGCGGCGGCAGGCATTGGCGCGATTGAACTTGGGCAGAAGGCGTTGGGTACTGCGGCGGATGGCAACCTGCTCATGCGGGGGCTGATGGCGGCTGGCGACCATCTGGCCGGGTTGGGGGCGGGCATCGTGCTGGTTTTTCTGGCCCTGTGGGGTGGTGCCGTTGTGGTCAGCCGCAGGCAGGCCAGTCGTATCGCGTCGCCCTGA
- the urtD gene encoding urea ABC transporter ATP-binding protein UrtD — protein sequence MTDDLLLDMRDVSVTFDGFRAINSLSLALRPGEMRAIVGPNGAGKTTMMDIITGKTRPDTGTVRFQGRDLTRLDEPAIARLGIGRKFQKPTVFEALSVTENLLLSLKGVRSPFAVLMARRSESERERIDHLLRLTRLEAMADQPAGGMSHGQKQWLEIGMLMGQEPDLLLVDEPVAGMTDAETMATADLLREINRTRSVVVVEHDMDFVRALGVDVTVLHEGSVLAEGTLDAVSADPRVIEVYLGR from the coding sequence ATGACCGATGACCTGCTGCTCGACATGCGCGATGTAAGCGTGACGTTTGATGGCTTTCGCGCCATCAACAGCCTCAGCCTTGCGCTGCGCCCGGGCGAGATGCGTGCCATCGTAGGCCCCAATGGCGCGGGCAAGACGACGATGATGGACATCATCACCGGCAAGACCCGGCCCGATACCGGCACCGTGCGCTTTCAGGGCCGTGACCTGACCCGGCTGGATGAACCCGCCATCGCCCGGCTGGGCATTGGCCGCAAGTTCCAGAAGCCCACCGTGTTCGAGGCGCTGAGCGTGACCGAGAACCTGCTGCTCTCGCTCAAGGGCGTGCGCTCGCCCTTTGCCGTGCTCATGGCCCGCCGCAGCGAAAGCGAGCGCGAACGCATCGACCACCTCCTGCGCCTGACCCGGCTGGAAGCCATGGCCGACCAGCCCGCGGGCGGCATGAGCCATGGGCAGAAGCAGTGGCTCGAGATCGGCATGCTCATGGGCCAGGAGCCTGACCTGCTTTTGGTGGATGAACCCGTGGCGGGCATGACCGATGCCGAGACCATGGCCACCGCCGATCTGCTGCGCGAGATCAACCGCACCCGCAGCGTGGTGGTGGTGGAGCATGATATGGATTTCGTACGCGCCCTGGGGGTTGACGTAACGGTGCTGCATGAAGGCAGCGTGCTGGCCGAAGGCACGCTGGATGCGGTCAGCGCCGACCCGCGCGTGATCGAGGTCTATCTTGGGCGCTGA
- a CDS encoding ABC transporter permease: protein MTRYILSRAAQALLVLWGAFTLSFVLLQVMPGDAVLIKFQDPELGLSPQQISDIRASYGADESAFVQYAHVLGRTLAGQLGYSIETGVPVSRMLHAAYPTTLRLAVVSFGGAIMLAAGFATAALLAPLRPLRAALRLVPGLASGIPVFWLEIVAIQLVSFHWKLVPVVGVSGWTAVLLPGLALAIPISAPLTQVFLSAAERVMAQPFIDVLRARGASPLRILYAHVLPNALPPTLTISGLVFGEILAGAVVTETVFGLDGLGQLAQQAVANQDVAVLQAIILISVAGFVIINFTVDALHPLIDPRIRRTQAGGAA from the coding sequence ATGACACGCTATATTCTCTCCCGCGCTGCCCAGGCGCTGCTGGTGCTCTGGGGGGCCTTCACGCTCTCGTTCGTGCTGTTGCAGGTCATGCCGGGCGATGCCGTGCTGATCAAGTTCCAGGACCCCGAACTCGGCCTCAGCCCGCAGCAGATCAGCGATATCCGTGCAAGCTATGGTGCTGATGAATCCGCCTTCGTGCAATATGCCCATGTGCTGGGCCGCACGCTGGCAGGCCAGCTTGGCTATTCCATCGAGACCGGGGTGCCGGTCAGCCGCATGCTGCACGCCGCCTACCCCACCACGCTGCGCCTTGCAGTGGTGAGCTTTGGCGGCGCGATCATGCTTGCCGCGGGTTTTGCCACCGCTGCCCTGCTTGCGCCCCTGCGCCCCCTGCGCGCGGCCCTGCGGCTGGTACCGGGGCTGGCGAGCGGCATTCCCGTCTTCTGGCTTGAAATCGTGGCGATCCAACTGGTCTCGTTTCACTGGAAGCTGGTGCCGGTGGTGGGCGTTTCGGGCTGGACGGCGGTGCTGCTGCCGGGGCTGGCGCTTGCCATTCCCATCTCGGCACCACTGACGCAGGTATTCCTGAGCGCGGCGGAGCGGGTCATGGCCCAGCCCTTCATTGACGTGCTGCGCGCGCGCGGCGCCTCGCCGCTGCGCATTCTTTACGCCCATGTGCTGCCCAACGCGCTGCCGCCCACGCTCACCATAAGCGGGCTGGTGTTTGGCGAGATCCTGGCCGGTGCTGTGGTGACCGAGACCGTGTTCGGGCTGGACGGGCTGGGGCAACTGGCCCAGCAGGCCGTGGCCAACCAGGATGTGGCGGTGCTGCAGGCCATCATCCTTATTTCGGTAGCCGGGTTCGTGATCATCAACTTCACCGTTGATGCGCTCCATCCGCTGATCGACCCGCGCATCCGCCGTACGCAGGCAGGAGGAGCTGCATGA